agattgaaggaatacttgtacattttccctAAAATATTTGATCTCCTCATTTATACGAAATTTTGAGATTGTAGACCAGCTCATGTAATTTGGATTTACATTATCACATGCGAATTACATTTAAAACCTAACAAGACTTAACAAGAGTATCATGTTTGAGTCCACcttgaagtatttttttttaattcaatctCAAATACAAGTCGGTTTGACAAACTTGTTTTAAGATATTTAACGttctaaaaaaaacaaaaaatatttattaatctatTTCAATTCACCCTACTAAGGTGGGACTGGCCCCTTGAATGATGGACAAAATGAGGAAAACGAGATTAAGATAGTTTAGACATGTAAAGAGAAAGTGTTAGAGGTGATTATACAGAATACAGAGACAGGTCAAAAAATTATTAGAGAAATTCCTATCTTGGCCGCCGACGAACATGACAGAACATTCATACTGTCAGATCCATTGGGCTTGCCAGTCCAAGTCCAAATCAGCAACATTAAGAGGAGTGTTACCATCAGTCCCAACAAAGATAGTAGGTGAACATTGTGCAAATTCATTTGGCAATGATTTCCAATGTAAATTTGGCTCCCAATCTGCTTCTTTCACAACCTTTAAGATTTCCTTAACCACAACTTTGCTTGCTTCTGCTGTTAAATGAATACCATCCCTTCACACCCAAATGTAACAAAATATCACAGTGAATTTGAACCtcaagtgtatatatataatggaaaaaataattcaaagttGTAAGAAATCATGTCTAGTTGATTGGTAGTTAAATTCATATAGGTATAAGTTTTCCCATTTTTGAGTTAAAGTAGATTTTATAGTATTGATTTTATAGTATATAAATAGAGGTCTTGCTAGTTATTTTCACTAAATAAacactacaataaaaataacttttagcggcattaaataattgatattaataaaaaaatgctaAAGCCTTTTAcgacattagttaagtgtcatcaGAACAATGTCGCTAAAAGTTTTatggacatatacaaagagtaaCAACtaccgctaaaaatacatatttagcggcaatcaaaaattaattgccgctaatgatcatttttgttgtagtgacaATATTATCTTTCATTATTTGTTACCCCAACTTAAAATTAGAACCTTAAACCTCAAATTTctatttgaacaattttttattgttgttgatcCATTTGAATGATTACTGAATAAACTAAAATAGCTTACTCAATCTCAACGATTGCTTATTCATAGGCTATTATAAATAAGACAAGGTGCTATGATAAAttggaaaagggcctaaaatacccttaatgtattgaaaatggtataaaattaccctacatccacctattggtttcaaaatacccttctcaccaacctattgggtccaaaatacccttgtcattcaccttttggttcaaaattaaccacttatttacagttttatatttaaactatttaaatatttttttaaaatatgtggcgctcaactatttgttataatttaacttattagtataatttataaatcaatccactacccaccccaTTCCTAATTAAATCCCTCTAAGATAATgaacccgtcacattattaatgcaagctactaCCATTTAAgtgttttcaaaaattatagaagtaaattatcatacattcaagtggctaaataaaaatcaccgataaacttaaaagtctaactatgttcatcttaattattcttacgtctcaattattaggtaacttttttttcaaaataatatattaaagttttaaaataaatctaaatatttataaaattatatttaaaaaaagtgcatgaattaattcgggatgtatttcttctttacctttaatcataaatttctaattcaattttgaaagaaagtgtcctcctaaataagcggctcaaccaaAATTTaggcttcgattcggactcgaataattttgaatgtcattttcagaaatctataatttcatcgtgttttattagtgtttatgatgattttgatattataattgaattattaattgggcgagatttagttagtaatgagtgggtagtgagttggtttataaattatattaataaattataattataatcaatagttgaacGTCAAgtattgtaaaaaatatttaaagagtttaattttaaaacaattagaaaagtggttaattttgaacccaaaggtggatgataagggtattttggagccaataggtggatgaaaagggcattttgaagccaataggtggatgaagagtaattttgtaccatttttaataccttaaggatattttaggcccttgTCCGATGATAAATTGATAGACACGCTGCTCTTAGGAAGTAATATTAATACATCTCGGTTCGAGTTCAAGTGGTGGGATACCATCTTGGATAAATAAATCTTATGTATTAATtttcttagaatatttttcgaagacatcactacaaaaaGGGTTTACATATGTGAGGGTGTAAAACTAAGTGATCCTTTATAAGGAAATGTTGCACATGAGTTAGGATTTAACAGCTTTTTTCTCACCTGTCCTccgtaaaaataatttaattagaaagTAGTTGAGAAGTCTTAAACGTAATTGGTAAAGTTATCTACATGAATTTAactttttaatcaattatttacGACGAATTAATAATTGAAGCTTTAAATTAAGATAGAAAAACCTACGTGAAATGAGCAGATAACCAATCATTTCGATTTTGAAGTGCAGTCCAAAGATCAATCACCTTGATCCCCAACTCTTTGCACATTTTTATACAAGCTTCTGAATATATATGTGAGCTCTCATTTGAACGTCGAGAAATTCTGTTTCCCAAAATCAAACAACAATAGCAAGCCAAATATACGAATTATCGAACAAAAATCCTTTAAAATATGAGATTTTTGATGTAAAGTTTGTAAGAAATATTATTTCCGATAGATTGCCCTGTTAAGTCAAAAAAACTAGTATTTCTTTCACTTAAAAAAGATTAATGATctactttcttttttagtttaatgcatttgacataattttaccATAGGACTATCAGATTAAaagtcttattttattttcttaaaatccCATTTTTATTACATTTCAGTACGTCTTACCCGAACAACTTGATGATTTTTTCCTCGTTCACTGGCGGAGTACTAAGAACTATTATTCGAGTCTTTTCCGATAGGCTCTGCAAGCAATTTCGATAAAGCATTAGCgattaatttattgtttagCTACAAAATTTATCGTGTTAATTGAGTAGTTTCAAAATGGATACCTTGATATGAAGTACAATGTTCTTCATGTTTTGTATATATTCAAGAAGAGGAACATGAGCATTTAGACCATTTGGATCAGGTTTCATCGAGTCATTTCCACCAAAGTATACGATAACAAGTGATGGTTGTATTGTTGCATCCTCAATTAtatatgaacaaataaatatgaataggcgtatcattttatatatatattgatccTTCGTATtagagtaaaaaataagaatttaaattttatacactGAACGACGGTTATAAGAAGTACCTTCGGAAATATTTGGTCCAAAACCAGTAGAGCCAGCCTAGTGTTCCAACCACCATATCCACGAAGCACTATATCTGCCTATAAAAAGCATAATCAACTTGatttaagataattttaaaaaaaagtatattattcacttttatatgtatatttatatttatttttatgaattttactaTTTAGGATCCAATTGATAAATCGCCGtcagaatatatatatatatatatatatatatatatatataattgtggaTTGAGATTAGCTTCAATATCCTTTTAATTGAGTTCTACTTTCAAATATACTATTTAtcatttatcaaatatataatattttttgttttatagttTTGATCCGTAATTTGTTCTCCAAGCTTCGTTCAACTAAATATGCACATACTACATCCAATTGGGGTTACTTTTTGAGTGTTTACATCAAATTACATaatgtaattataaattagagtagaaatacatatcatttaattataattaaatgatgaaaaacaCAATCTTGCATTCATTCCTTTGATATCAACATAGGAAGAAGCTAAGTAAGTAGTATTAACCCTAACTCTCCTCTCAATTAGATACTAAAAAACAAAACTTGGGATTAGGCATGACAGGACACAAACGGAAAGAAGCAGGACATGACAAGGCGAAGGAATGTTTAAAGAGACAAAGCGAGCCGATAAAACAGGTCAAAATTTTAACCGATCAAAAATTCCTATTCCGAATATATATTCTCAATAATCATTATCCTTACATGTTAACAAAATAAGagatcaaaaacaaaaaacatataGAAACATAGaacaacaaattaaagaaagagTAAGAGATAAATAGACTACCTTGCATGAGTATAGATCAGTGAGGATTGAACCCCAACCTTCATGGCTATAGCTAAATTGCACTATTGAGGATCCAAATAGAACAATTTGTGGTCTATTTGGTCCaaccatttttaatttttttctctgcaattattttcaacaagacttgtataaattattaaatagaaACAGACAACTTCAATTATTGCTTCTTTTAATAGTCTATTTGAGTTGACATAtattatagtataaattataggaaccacatattataaatacaaaatgaccTTTTATCCCTTTTAGAAttgaaattactaaaaatcccttaaaattcaAGGAAGCGGGATACATCCAAATAGCACGGGATACATAAGTCCTGATACATCATATTTTGCATCTGCTGCTATTAATTAGGAGTAATTACcatgatttttgttatttgtaaCTGAAATCACGTAATTAATGCTATACAACTTGTGTAACTGAttagtaaattcaaattttaaatcagatgatcttcataaatcaaaattattcttgTAAAAGTTGATCTGCAtactaagaaataaaaaaaaaaggtttgaagATGAATATCTCAATTCTGCTGCGGCATTCTGGAATTTGGGTAAGCGATGTTAATTATGAAGGTTACAAAGTTCATGGTATTGTTGTTGGCCATTCCATTTCATTTGTGAATCTGAAAACGTTGATTTTATCAGAGCTTGAGATCGACACTGTTACAAAGGATATTGAAATACGATACATTGTCGAGGCAAGCTCATGTCCATTGAAAATCAAAAACGACATGGGTGTGAAACTTTATTTCGAAGTTAAAAAGAATGCATCTGGAATCGGCATGTATCCGCTTTGTATTGATACAactgataaaattttataaataactaGATTCAACAGTGGTGCGTTTTCAATGTAACAGTAATGCTATACGAGTTTGTTTGTGTATGTGAAGTATCATATACATGcatattattgaaaatatgttatatgttaCATGTAGATTGTCTTTTTAGTTATTCAAGTgtacaaaaaaattgacttgttCAATTGTTTACTATATAATTCGTGTATACAGCCTTATGagttataaatttgatatattatattcaacagTGTTGGGTTTCAATGTAACAGTAATTAAAGATgagtttatttatgtatattatgtatcagatacattcatgtgattgaaaatatattatatttttcgtgTATACTCCCTTATGAGTTATTCTAGTGTCCCAAAACTTGACTTGTTCAAATGTGTACTACATGTTTCGTGTGTACTGCCTTATGAACTATAATTTTGATGTATTACATTCTAGTGGTGCTTTGCACTGTAATATTAATCTGTGATTagtttgtttatgtatatgatgtatcatatacattcgTATAATTCAAGTTGCTAAATATGTAACTGCAATATTTGTACATGTATGTATTATaacttatgtatcatatacatcatttttataaagtgaaaaatacttaaaactcAAACAATAATGTATCATACACATTAGATCTTAAGTGtcatatacttcattttgtaaattaactgtcaaaaatatttaaactaaaacaataaaattttgtaCCTTAACGTTATAAAGCAACAACTGTGTCTAAAATAATAACTTGAAAACACATAACATTAATAACTAACAAACTATTGTAATACCAATaagcttttaaaaaaacacaaaagataattgtcttcaacacaaaacaacataaaaacttGTTCATCCTGTCTCAGCTAATTACTAATCTATGTTAACAATGTCATCTTCAGTTGGTGTTGTGAATTACCATCTCCAGATTTACACTCTTCCATAATATTTGTAAACTCACACGATGAAGAGAAAGAAGGAGACTAAAATGTTTGCCCttaaaaaacttagaaaatctggTTAGAAAGAAGGAGACTCCTACAAAATATCAAATAGATATGGCTGCAAATTTGTacttgaattcaaattttgttaaaCTGCAAACGTGTGGAATGGGGAATTCAAATTAGACAATTATACACCTAAAACGTAgggaaataaaaaaagaataaaaaataatatggtaAATTTTAATTGGGGCTGTTAATGGGGAAGTGGGTAGCTTGAAAATAGGATTTTGTTTTAGTAAAGTAAAACTTGCCAATTGGGTGAAAAAAGGGTGGAAAATCCTTATgtatctttcatatttttttaattggggGGAATAagggatttttgaaatttttataataagtaGGGATAAATGGTTATTAAGATAATTAAAGGAGTGTAGTTAAGTAATTTTTCCTATATTATATTCTCTAACTTCGTATTGTGAATTCCACATCACTATTTTTTATGTCTATTTTGTATTACAATAACCCGCAAGAGATTCGATTCTATaaccttttaataaatttatttttagtctatatattttttataaaataaattcatataagaaatctgaaaaaaaaattaaaaaaattgttgttcaATTTATAATTGAGCAGaacatcatttttattattaaatgacGGGAAACTTAAGTAAATatactacaaataaaaaatatttatcatttataaaaataatatttttttttcactttatcaCTTTTAATGCATTTATaatacacttttaattcatattacaaaaaataatttattattcacatataatacaatttttattgatgaataatacatttgtcacacattttaatatacttataataCAAGTGTATGAACttcttaccaaacaaacataatatatttttaaaaatagttataatacatatatattgcatacttaattcacttttaatacatattatagatttaatatagtattgctataaatgataataaataaaaaatattgctaaaattaataattatttgttaaaagaCATTCATCCAAGTAATTATTCCTTAAATCATTAATACCCAAAATTGGGCCAATTTTCAGCCCAAGAATACAAACGCAGCCCAATTTCTCAATCCTACATTCCAAATCGACCCAGCCCACATCAAAAGAACTCCAACCGCAATATCAACTTCCCAACGGTCGCAAAAGGAATTTGAATTCCAAATTTCTCCGATTCACCGGAAATTCCCCCTAATTCTTCTTATCAGTTTTAAAGATTGGAGACAGTAGAAAAAAAGgaggaagaatatatatatatatatatatatatatatatatatatatatatatatatatatatatatagaatcgTTAAGCAAACAAGCGATTGATATTCATATAGTTCCGTCGAAATTGGCAAGAAATCGCTGTTGTCTCCTGTTCGGTTGGTCAGTTTTGCTGCTCCAATAAAGGTAATATCGCCTCCCCTTGTATTCCATTTGAATTTGGTGTTTTATGGGTTCAATATTTGGTAAAAGTTCTGCTATTAAGAACCGTTGGTTTCTTTTGTTGTACTCTTTTGCTTCAGCTTCGTTTTTCTTGTGAATTTTTTGACTATAAGAATGataaagttcttttgggattaTGTGTTGGTAGTTACATTCGTTGGCTCCATTGTTTGTCTAAAGCATGCTGAATTTTCGTTTAATTAGCTGAATCTTGGTATTCATTTTCATGTTAATGTGCTTCCTCACAATCTCAGgtatgttataatttaatttcatgTTGGTTTAGTAAACAGTCTTTTCATGTGTCCTTTTATTTATCGATCATATAGGTCTGTCTGATGAGTTTGAATGCTATTAGATACCATATATCTTCGATTTTTATTGAGGTCCAAGGATGGGAgaaattgggggggggggggtaggctAGGGTAGGGGTCCTTAGGGCATGCGACTCGAGTTACGGGGTTGGGGGTAGGGTAGGGTAATTGGGGGGAACGGTGTAGGGTATGGTATGGTAGGGGCCTCGGGGCACGGCGCCTCGAGGTTCGGGGATGGGGGGAAATTTAGGGGGGGGTATGGTAAGGTATGGTAGGGGGCCTTGAGGCAGAACGCCTCGAGGTCCGAGGATGGGGGGAAATTAGGGAAGGGTAGGCTAGGGTAGGGGTCCTCGGAGCATGGCGACTCAAGGTACGAATGTGGGGGGTTGGGGGGTTGGGGTTAGGGTAGGGGTCTTAGAGGCACGACGCCTCGAGGTCCGAGGAGGGTAAGAATCCTCGAGGTCCGGGAGGGGGGGGGGTTGGGTAGTGTAGGGGTTCTCGGGGCACGGCGTCTCGAGGTTCAAgaatgggggggggggagaggtTGGATAGGGTAGGGGTCCTCGAGGCACGGTGCCTCAAGATTCGAGGGGGAGGGGGCGTTGTGTAGGGTAGAGGTCCTCGGGGCACGGCGCCTCGACGTCTGATGGGGGGTAGTAGGGGTCCTTGGGGCACAGCGCCTTGAGGTCAAGGGGTTTGGGTAGGGTAGGAGTCCTCGGGGCACGGCGCCTCAAGGTCTGGGGGTGGATTAAAGGAGGGTTGGGTAGTATAGGGGTTCTCGGGGCACGGCGTCTCGAGGTTCGAGAATGGGGGGGAGAGGTTGGATAGGGTAGGGGTCCTCGAGGCACGGTGCCTCGAGGTACGATGGGGGGTAGTAGGGGTCCTCGGGGCACGGCGCCTCGAGGTACGATGGGGGGTAGTAGGGGTCCTCGGGGCACGGCGCCTCGATGTCCGATGGGGGGTAGTAGGGGTCCTCGGGGCACGGCGCCTTGAGGTCCAGAGGGTTGGGTAGGGCAGGAGTCCTCGGGGCACGACTCCTCAAGGTCTGGGGGTGGATTAAAGGGGGAAGGTAGGGTAGGGTAGggggcctcggggcacgaccTCGAGTTCCAGGGGTAGGGGGAATGGAGGGGGAGGTAGGGTAGGGTAGGAGTCCTCGGGGCACGACACCTTGAGGTTCAGGAGTGGGGGGAATTAGAGTAGGCTAGGGTATGGTAGGGGGCCTCGGGGCACGGTGCCTCGAGGTCCAGGGATGGAGGGAAATTGGGGAGGGGGAAGGGGAGGGGAGGATTTGGTAGGGGGCCTCGGGGCACGGCGCCTCGAGGTCCGGGGATGGGGGGAAATTAGGGGGAGGGAAGGGTAGGGTAAGGTAGggggcctcggggcacgactTCTCGAGGTCGAAGGATAAGGTAAATCGGGAGGGGGGTGGTAGGCTAGGGTAGGGGTCCTCGGGGCACGATGACTCGTGGTGTGGGGGGTTGGGGTGTAGGGTAGGGAGCTTGGGGGCACGGTGCCTCGAAGTCCGGGGATGGGGGGAATTGGGAAGGGGGAGGGGGTAGGGTAGCGAGGTTCGGAGATGGGAAAAAATTGGAGGGGGGGGGTAGGCTAGGTTAGGGGTCCTCGCGGCACGACGACTCGAGGTCCAGGGGTGGGTGGTTGGAGGGTAGGGTAGGGGTCCTAGAGACACGGTGCCTCGAGGTCCGAGGGGGGTTAGAAGGGGTAGGGATAGGGTAGGGGTCCTCAAGGCACGACGCCTCGAGGTCCAGGGAGAGGGGGGTTTGAGTAGGGTAGGGGTCCTTAATCAATGTACAAATCTTAtttaaatcacaattttttgtattttactttGTTATATACAAAACTCCTTGAGGAATTTGTGTATATACAAGTACTATctgcatatttttatttatacatatacaactttatataataattactttACAATTTTGTACaaattaaacaatttatattcaatttatttacatttatatataaactttatatacatttaaaagttTAGTTTTACGGAAACAAGTTTGTATGGTCTTTTTGTCGCAATAGAATtcctttttgagaaaatatttgattttaaatgttTAGCTTAAATCATGAGATTACGTAAAATGTTTGTTACTGTATTTAGGGCTACTGTTATTATTTAATGGAAAAGTAAAATATagtacaaattttaaaaaaaaatattttatacaaattaaaagctacataacaaactaaactatacccataatgttatttcataaattcagtttgtcatatataaattttttacatacatctattcttatattttaaattttaaatttgaaattagttaatattataactattaaatatttacttatttccCACGGATAACAACtcctaatattttttcattttaatgcAAAAACATactaatacaaatacatataaagGTTCAAATTCATTAGGTGGGTATGCACAAGCATCAAAAATAGTTGTGGAAAATTATATCTAACACCGTTTTTCTCTAATTTCGTCCAATTTACTTCAagatttaaaaagttatatgaTTAAGCGTAGACATCtgttaagcaaaagaaaaataataaattaacacTTTGTTTTTGATAAATCTATTAGGTTTAGGGTAAAGCTAAGAACCAAAATTAAATCTAACAccgattttctctaatttcgtcaacaaaatttacttcaAGATTTAAAAAGTTATACACTTAAGCGTAGACATAtgttaagcaaaagaaaaataataaattaacacTTTGTTTTTGATAAATCCGTAAGGTTTAGGGTAAAGCTAAGAACCAAAATTAAATCTAACAccgattttctctaatttcgtcaacaaaatttacttcaagatttaaaaagttatatgaTTAAGCGTAGACATCtgttaagcaaaagaaaaataataaattaacacTTTGTTTTTGATAAATCTATTAGGTTTAGGGTAAAGCTAAGAACCAAAATTAAATCTAACAccgattttctctaatttcgtcaacaaaatttacttcaAGATTTAAAAAGTTATACACTTAAGCGTAGACATTtgttaagcaaaagaaaaataataaattaacacTTTGTTTTTGATAAATCCGTTAGGTTTAGGGTAAAGCTAAGAACCAAAATAAATAcatgttattatatattaaagatTCTTTCAATCAAGTGAACTATACTAAAGGCCATAATAGAAAATTACGGTATAAAGGActaatttgatcattttctccCATTTGACTAGAcaattttttctcttaaaaaaagGAAGACTTTTGAAGTTTgtggtgaaaaaataaatttcaaaaatttgtatcggttatatatcatttcattaaggctaaataaaaatttaaaagttaaattgatTGTAAATATAAAAGCATGGTATTCTTTTTCTGAACAAATTAGAAAGGAAAATATGTTTATAgattaatacaaaaaattatgagattAATTACGAAAATTCCACCTTTTAGATTACTTATTACCATTATCCTTATAAGTTTACAAATTTTCAAGATCCCTCATTTTCGCGCATTacattaatgtatctcgcgcatcaaattagtgtatcatgtataaaatgtatctcgcgcatcagattagtgtatcatgtataaaatgtatctcgcgcatcagattagtgtattatgtataaaatgtatctcgcgcatcagattagtgtatctcgCACATTAGATTAGCGTATTTTGTgcatcaaattagtgtatcatgtataaaatgtacatcagATTAATGTAGCATGTTTAAAATGTAATGTAAATCTTACTCAACAATTAATATATCTCGCACattagattaatgtatcagcgcttATATTATTGCAtccgttttaatttttttttttgtaattataaactttcaAGTGATCAATTGATTTTGCCTTTAAAATGATTTATGTAATTtgccaaaaaattataaatattaagcCCATTCTAATATGTAACTagcataaatataaaagatggaGAGATATACTCCccgtatattaaaaaaaaggatagtcactcaaaaataatttaattacgcTCCATAGTTATAATATGCTAATTATAATTTCTAACGACATGTTTAGGGAGGAGAGTGACTAGCAAGATTGAAGAGGGagaagagaggcgagagagaggggatagagagaggtgaattgtatatgtataatggttaaataattgtatattatacatatatatttgtatattttgacgAGCAaaattgagagagggaggagaaaaATAATCGAAAGAAGACAAAAATTTGTATCTTTCGCATCTCGATTGTATAACTCACAGATACATTTATGTAattcacatatttttatataattaaataatataaagttcaaaattatacaaaataaaataaacttaaaataacaaatttaccCAAATGCGACACCTGCAACAAAATCCCCAAGTTTAATTTCGGCGAGTTTCTGAAAATACAGATTTTTCGCCTATAAATGTAACGAACACACGCTAAAGATTACTATTTTTTCTCTGGTGAGCTCATCGTCTCGGttcagtttttatttttttccttgatTCGTCTGtaattatatatgattttatgaaaTGGGTCTGGGTATTTTGTACGATTCTTCGAAATGCAACTTTGGATCCATTATCTTGTTtctattg
The sequence above is a segment of the Solanum lycopersicum chromosome 10, SLM_r2.1 genome. Coding sequences within it:
- the LOC101246683 gene encoding GDSL esterase/lipase WDL1 isoform X3 is translated as MVGPNRPQIVLFGSSIVQFSYSHEGWGSILTDLYSCKADIVLRGYGGWNTRLALLVLDQIFPKDATIQPSLVIVYFGGNDSMKPDPNGLNAHVPLLEYIQNMKNIVLHIKSLSEKTRIIVLSTPPVNEEKIIKLFGISRRSNESSHIYSEACIKMCKELGIKVIDLWTALQNRNDWLSAHFT
- the LOC101246683 gene encoding GDSL esterase/lipase CPRD49 isoform X1, which encodes MVGPNRPQIVLFGSSIVQFSYSHEGWGSILTDLYSCKADIVLRGYGGWNTRLALLVLDQIFPKDATIQPSLVIVYFGGNDSMKPDPNGLNAHVPLLEYIQNMKNIVLHIKSLSEKTRIIVLSTPPVNEEKIIKLFGISRRSNESSHIYSEACIKMCKELGIKVIDLWTALQNRNDWLSAHFTDGIHLTAEASKVVVKEILKVVKEADWEPNLHWKSLPNEFAQCSPTIFVGTDGNTPLNVADLDLDWQAQWI
- the LOC101246683 gene encoding GDSL esterase/lipase CPRD49 isoform X2, yielding MVGPNRPQIVLFGSSIVQFSYSHEGWGSILTDLYSCKADIVLRGYGGWNTRLALLVLDQIFPKDATIQPSLVIVYFGGNDSMKPDPNGLNAHVPLLEYIQNMKNIVLHIKSLSEKTRIIVLSTPPVNEEKIIKLFGDGIHLTAEASKVVVKEILKVVKEADWEPNLHWKSLPNEFAQCSPTIFVGTDGNTPLNVADLDLDWQAQWI